Proteins from a single region of Humidesulfovibrio mexicanus:
- a CDS encoding amphi-Trp domain-containing protein: protein MGYDQKFVFESIQDAESIRQYLEAVMEGLHKGRLVVSAGQEEFVLQPRELLTFAVKARKRGGAGRLSLTISWRCPEEETPKQGNTLKIEA from the coding sequence ATGGGCTACGACCAGAAATTCGTGTTCGAATCCATACAGGACGCCGAGAGCATTCGGCAGTACCTGGAGGCGGTGATGGAGGGGCTGCACAAGGGGCGGCTGGTGGTGAGCGCCGGGCAGGAGGAATTCGTGCTCCAGCCGCGTGAGCTGCTGACCTTCGCCGTCAAGGCGCGCAAGCGCGGCGGCGCGGGGCGGCTTTCGCTGACCATCTCCTGGCGCTGCCCGGAGGAGGAAACCCCCAAGCAGGGGAACACCCTCAAAATAGAGGCCTGA
- a CDS encoding GAK system XXXCH domain-containing protein, with amino-acid sequence MCPWMYEKNVDAGGLPRVLRDLADALEGAGDRRAGGDFAGVQPFCGQGSAQRLELVAEAREDGGFAVRITAGQARTQGKNPVPAGSQMAARAPGKAASPRPGEAQALAREKYRQLKKALQADFSALSRAVEAGAVPQRDTLESFLALAEGMAALPQPVKDAHGPEAGELARGNTAFLEDAQSLRRAFDARDVSACAQVLARLARRRSACHAQYR; translated from the coding sequence ATGTGCCCGTGGATGTATGAAAAGAACGTGGACGCGGGCGGATTGCCGCGTGTGCTGCGCGACCTGGCCGACGCCCTGGAGGGCGCGGGGGATCGGCGCGCTGGCGGCGACTTCGCCGGAGTGCAGCCCTTTTGTGGCCAGGGGTCCGCGCAGCGGCTGGAACTGGTGGCCGAGGCGCGGGAGGACGGCGGGTTTGCCGTGCGGATCACGGCCGGGCAGGCGCGCACGCAGGGCAAGAATCCTGTTCCGGCCGGGAGCCAGATGGCCGCGAGAGCGCCGGGGAAAGCCGCCAGCCCCCGGCCCGGCGAGGCCCAGGCCCTGGCGCGCGAGAAGTACCGCCAGCTCAAAAAGGCCCTGCAGGCGGACTTTTCGGCCCTGTCGCGCGCCGTCGAAGCCGGGGCTGTGCCGCAGCGCGACACGCTGGAGTCCTTCCTGGCCCTGGCCGAGGGCATGGCCGCGCTGCCGCAGCCGGTGAAGGACGCGCACGGGCCGGAGGCAGGGGAGCTGGCCCGGGGCAACACCGCTTTTCTGGAGGACGCGCAGTCCCTGCGCCGGGCGTTCGACGCGCGCGACGTGTCGGCCTGTGCCCAGGTTCTGGCGCGCCTTGCACGGCGCAGAAGCGCCTGCCACGCGCAGTATCGTTGA
- the aroL gene encoding shikimate kinase AroL yields MSGERNIYLIGARASGKTTLGRKLAARLRRPFVDTDARVRLRTGKSVAELVDAGGWEAFRDAESVALAEVAMFSGQVVSCGGGIVLREENRHRLSGGIVLYLKASPEALAERLLRNPLEAQRPSLTGGGVAEEIARVLAERGAVYLSCAHAVLPAEAPLDDLLDLALAEVARIGGDKAAVAGRGRIS; encoded by the coding sequence ATGTCGGGCGAGCGGAACATCTATCTCATCGGCGCGCGCGCAAGCGGCAAGACCACGCTAGGCAGGAAATTGGCGGCCAGGCTCCGGCGGCCCTTTGTGGACACGGATGCGCGGGTGCGCCTGCGCACGGGCAAAAGCGTGGCCGAACTGGTGGACGCGGGCGGCTGGGAGGCCTTCCGCGACGCCGAGAGCGTGGCGCTGGCCGAAGTGGCCATGTTCTCCGGCCAGGTGGTGTCCTGCGGGGGGGGCATTGTGCTGCGCGAGGAGAACCGCCATAGGCTCTCCGGCGGCATCGTGCTCTATTTGAAAGCCTCGCCCGAGGCGCTGGCCGAGCGGCTTTTGCGCAACCCCCTGGAGGCCCAGCGGCCATCGCTCACGGGCGGCGGCGTGGCGGAGGAGATCGCGCGGGTGCTCGCGGAGCGCGGGGCCGTGTATCTCTCCTGCGCCCACGCGGTGCTCCCGGCGGAGGCCCCCCTGGACGACCTGCTGGACCTGGCCTTGGCCGAGGTGGCGCGCATCGGCGGCGACAAGGCCGCGGTTGCCGGGCGGGGCCGAATCTCGTAG
- a CDS encoding DUF933 domain-containing protein, which yields MKTAIFGFSGSGKTDMFAALAGEKAAGAGNRAMVKVPEPRLDPLIKLFTPKKITLSEIEYLDVPGGGGKGHGLGERVLNDIRPYDCLLCVLDAFTGLSDPRQQFGAVEADLLVSDLAVVEKRQERMALDKRKNASLVDAKEEECLAKARALLEDEKPLRLDPALCAEPAMRGFRFLSAKPILYAWNVAETAMDSFEVPADAPGQMHMSVSARLERELAAIIDPEERAMFLTDLGLTESALDKVISRTYKLLGLMSFLTAGDKEVRSWPVRVGATAPEAAGVIHTDFQKGFIRAEVIGYQDFLRAGDFKKAKELGLARLEGKEYVVQDGDIIEFRFNV from the coding sequence ATGAAAACCGCTATTTTTGGCTTCTCCGGCTCCGGCAAGACCGACATGTTCGCCGCCCTGGCGGGCGAAAAGGCCGCAGGCGCGGGCAACCGCGCCATGGTCAAGGTGCCCGAGCCCCGCCTGGACCCGCTCATCAAGCTGTTCACCCCCAAGAAGATCACCTTGAGCGAAATCGAATACCTGGACGTGCCCGGCGGCGGCGGCAAGGGCCATGGCCTGGGCGAGCGCGTGTTGAACGACATCCGCCCGTACGACTGCCTGCTGTGCGTGCTGGACGCCTTTACCGGCCTTTCCGACCCCAGGCAGCAATTCGGCGCGGTTGAGGCCGACCTGCTGGTGAGCGACCTGGCCGTGGTGGAGAAGCGCCAGGAGCGCATGGCCCTGGACAAGCGCAAGAACGCCAGCCTGGTGGACGCCAAGGAGGAGGAGTGCCTGGCCAAGGCCCGCGCCCTGCTGGAGGACGAGAAGCCTCTGCGCCTGGACCCGGCCCTGTGCGCCGAGCCCGCCATGCGCGGCTTCCGTTTCCTGTCCGCCAAGCCCATTCTCTACGCGTGGAACGTGGCCGAAACCGCCATGGACTCCTTCGAGGTCCCGGCCGATGCGCCGGGCCAGATGCACATGAGCGTGTCCGCCCGGCTTGAACGCGAGCTGGCCGCCATCATCGACCCCGAGGAGCGCGCCATGTTCCTGACCGACCTGGGCCTTACGGAGAGCGCGCTCGACAAGGTCATTTCGCGCACCTACAAGCTGCTCGGCCTCATGAGCTTCCTCACCGCCGGGGACAAGGAGGTGCGCTCCTGGCCGGTGCGCGTGGGCGCAACCGCCCCGGAGGCCGCGGGCGTCATCCACACCGACTTCCAGAAGGGCTTCATCCGCGCGGAGGTCATCGGCTACCAGGACTTCCTCAGGGCCGGGGACTTCAAGAAGGCCAAGGAGCTCGGCCTTGCCCGCCTGGAAGGCAAGGAGTACGTCGTGCAGGATGGCGACATCATCGAATTCCGTTTCAACGTCTAG
- a CDS encoding ferredoxin: protein MPGQDLHEVLLDLSRCNACSGCSGVCPEIFGWDEDMERPYLRRHFATHDEVREAIALCPKRCISAEGWPEEDY from the coding sequence ATGCCGGGCCAGGATCTGCACGAAGTGTTGCTCGACCTCTCTCGCTGCAACGCCTGCTCCGGCTGCTCCGGGGTCTGCCCCGAGATCTTCGGCTGGGACGAGGACATGGAGCGGCCCTACCTCAGGCGGCACTTCGCCACGCATGACGAGGTGCGCGAGGCCATCGCCCTGTGCCCCAAGCGCTGCATCAGCGCCGAAGGCTGGCCCGAGGAAGACTACTAG
- a CDS encoding glycosyltransferase, whose product MNQPLRVCLVHPSGPLPQALRELGCEVLVLAPELSGVFDVSEELSRRGFEPDILLQFERLGPRLLLAGLEEVTAVRMFWALDPHLNAFWQAPYVRLFDVAFSTQSRWARQLADCGAPPPLHLPWHAQNRPFVPFDQRPRLSGFVGRLGPTRSARTWLAALMRQVAPDDFELADGLDVDAMLDFYCQTRVVPNESITGEVNLRLFEAAGCGCVVLAQDLGPEQEALFAPGREMLVCGDALELADALRLLAARPRLAEAMGRAAWERAQADHMPTARAQAVLNAARAATRRGATARDAGLWLALAAARLCEAGRMDAGAAAGLADMAPEALDACDAQALVLDARLRLARLHDDEEGVGALLRRIEADQERLFQPMSAGAPRLACTCSMLCLGLGAAAPGQPDTERALRFGRLAGIPSSEPAPGDPEAGRIRALLDWAARLQALGVPPRGGFGFDPARHVPASAAECLYAVLHRAPGNTEALRALDALLSAEPGAEALRVGLLSDLSLREPQDWRVNLALGLASLRCFRPGPGLEELRLALHTAAQAGHGAVCEQALAQADPQGRIRRALSGECFRPDGAARA is encoded by the coding sequence ATGAATCAGCCGCTGCGCGTCTGCCTCGTCCATCCTTCCGGCCCGCTTCCCCAAGCCTTGCGCGAACTCGGCTGCGAGGTGCTTGTGCTTGCGCCGGAGCTGTCCGGAGTGTTCGACGTGTCCGAGGAGCTGTCGCGCCGGGGCTTTGAACCGGACATCCTGCTCCAGTTCGAGCGCCTGGGGCCGCGTCTGCTGCTGGCCGGACTGGAGGAGGTCACGGCCGTGCGCATGTTTTGGGCGCTTGACCCGCACCTGAACGCGTTCTGGCAGGCGCCCTATGTCCGGCTGTTCGACGTGGCCTTCTCCACCCAGTCGCGCTGGGCGCGGCAGCTGGCCGACTGCGGAGCGCCGCCCCCCCTGCACCTTCCCTGGCACGCGCAGAACAGGCCCTTCGTTCCGTTCGACCAGCGCCCGCGCCTTTCCGGGTTCGTCGGCCGCCTGGGCCCCACGCGCTCCGCCCGCACCTGGCTGGCTGCGCTCATGCGCCAGGTGGCGCCCGATGATTTCGAGCTGGCCGACGGTCTGGACGTGGACGCCATGCTTGATTTCTATTGCCAGACCAGGGTCGTGCCCAATGAATCCATCACCGGCGAGGTGAATCTTCGGCTTTTCGAGGCCGCAGGCTGCGGATGCGTTGTTTTGGCCCAGGACCTGGGGCCGGAGCAGGAGGCGCTGTTCGCGCCAGGACGCGAAATGCTCGTGTGCGGCGACGCCCTGGAGCTTGCGGACGCCCTGCGGCTGCTGGCCGCCCGTCCGCGCCTGGCCGAGGCCATGGGCCGCGCGGCATGGGAGCGCGCCCAGGCCGACCATATGCCGACCGCGCGCGCGCAGGCCGTGCTGAACGCCGCCCGCGCCGCCACACGCCGGGGGGCGACCGCGCGGGACGCGGGGCTTTGGCTGGCGCTCGCCGCCGCCCGGCTGTGCGAGGCCGGCCGCATGGACGCCGGAGCCGCCGCAGGCCTTGCGGACATGGCCCCGGAGGCCCTGGACGCCTGCGATGCGCAGGCCCTTGTCCTTGACGCCCGGCTGCGTCTGGCCAGGCTGCACGACGACGAGGAAGGCGTCGGCGCGCTCTTGCGACGTATCGAGGCCGACCAGGAGCGGCTCTTTCAGCCCATGTCGGCCGGTGCTCCGCGTTTGGCCTGCACATGCTCCATGCTGTGCCTGGGGCTCGGCGCGGCGGCTCCCGGCCAGCCCGACACGGAACGCGCCCTGCGGTTCGGCCGGCTTGCGGGAATCCCCTCCTCGGAGCCCGCGCCGGGCGATCCGGAAGCCGGGCGCATTCGGGCGCTTCTAGACTGGGCCGCGCGCCTCCAGGCTCTGGGCGTTCCCCCGCGCGGCGGCTTCGGCTTCGACCCGGCCCGGCATGTGCCCGCAAGCGCCGCCGAATGCCTGTACGCCGTCCTGCATCGTGCGCCGGGCAACACCGAGGCACTGCGCGCCCTGGACGCCCTGCTGTCCGCCGAACCCGGCGCCGAGGCCCTGCGCGTGGGCCTGCTTTCCGATTTGAGCCTGCGCGAGCCCCAAGACTGGCGCGTGAACCTTGCGCTGGGGCTTGCCTCGCTGCGGTGCTTCCGCCCCGGTCCGGGGCTTGAGGAGCTGCGCCTGGCCCTGCACACGGCGGCTCAGGCGGGACATGGCGCGGTCTGCGAGCAGGCCTTGGCCCAGGCCGACCCGCAGGGACGCATCCGCCGGGCGCTCAGCGGGGAGTGCTTCAGGCCCGATGGAGCGGCGCGGGCGTAA